A section of the bacterium genome encodes:
- a CDS encoding NUDIX domain-containing protein, which produces MTNIDLIARGIIVKDAKILLCKNLSKGHYYLPGGHIEQGESEDQAFRREIQEEIGKEVEKVQRIIEVENEYVEDLIEMHEFISIYIVKLADYNDVHSLEDHIEFDWVPLKELKTCGFKPEESIDDILKCVKDNEGFWA; this is translated from the coding sequence ATGACAAACATAGATCTAATCGCGAGAGGAATAATCGTTAAGGATGCCAAAATATTATTATGCAAGAATCTTAGTAAGGGCCATTACTATTTGCCTGGTGGGCATATTGAACAAGGTGAATCTGAGGATCAAGCATTCAGAAGAGAAATACAAGAGGAAATTGGTAAGGAGGTTGAGAAAGTTCAAAGAATAATTGAGGTTGAGAATGAATACGTTGAAGATCTAATTGAAATGCATGAATTTATTTCAATATATATAGTAAAGCTTGCGGATTATAATGATGTTCACAGTTTGGAGGATCACATTGAGTTCGATTGGGTTCCGCTTAAGGAATTGAAAACTTGTGGCTTTAAGCCTGAAGAATCTATAGACGATATTCTGAAGTGCGTGAAGGATAATGAGGGGTTCTGGGCATAA
- a CDS encoding toprim domain-containing protein: MDSLDKLTEIFKKFPGIGPRQAKRFVYHILQENEEDVATLINAIGNIKRGISICDKCYRYFENKNKQAIVPCPICTNPARDQSTLMIVVKDIDLLAVERSRAYNGLYFVLGNTVPILDESPHLKIRQGELLYRINELCGTESKKNEEETIEELSRELDSVSDTVSSTLSEQSVPSKLKEIIIATSVNTEGEHTAFYLSTLLRPQKEKSGFKITTLGRGLSTGTELEYSDGDTLKSALENRH; encoded by the coding sequence ATGGACTCCCTAGATAAATTAACAGAAATATTCAAGAAATTCCCAGGTATTGGCCCAAGGCAGGCCAAGCGTTTTGTGTATCATATTTTACAAGAAAATGAAGAAGATGTTGCTACTCTAATTAATGCTATTGGAAACATAAAGCGAGGTATTTCTATTTGCGACAAATGCTATAGATATTTTGAAAACAAAAATAAACAAGCTATTGTCCCCTGTCCAATTTGTACAAATCCAGCAAGAGATCAATCAACCTTAATGATTGTGGTTAAGGACATTGACTTACTTGCAGTTGAGAGAAGTAGAGCATACAACGGTCTATACTTTGTCCTAGGAAACACTGTTCCAATATTGGATGAATCACCTCATTTAAAAATAAGACAGGGTGAATTACTATATAGAATTAATGAATTATGTGGAACAGAAAGCAAAAAAAATGAGGAAGAAACTATTGAAGAATTATCCAGAGAATTGGATTCTGTTTCAGACACAGTGTCATCAACTTTGTCAGAGCAGTCTGTGCCATCTAAATTAAAGGAAATCATTATTGCAACAAGTGTAAACACTGAGGGTGAACATACTGCATTTTATTTGAGTACACTACTTAGACCACAAAAGGAAAAGTCTGGTTTTAAAATCACAACCCTAGGGCGAGGTCTTTCAACAGGAACAGAGCTAGAATATTCTGATGGAGATACATTGAAAAGTGCCTTGGAGAATCGGCATTAA
- a CDS encoding type II toxin-antitoxin system mRNA interferase toxin, RelE/StbE family — protein MVKRYLVYLHNDAKKILQKIPRHIAVRIDDVISELELNPLLGIKMHGEISHLRKIKISNYRMIYQVYDSKLVIVILEIESRGNVFYDRS, from the coding sequence ATGGTAAAGAGATATTTGGTCTACTTGCATAATGATGCTAAAAAAATATTGCAAAAGATACCGAGACATATTGCCGTCAGAATTGATGATGTTATTAGTGAATTAGAACTAAATCCATTACTTGGAATAAAAATGCATGGAGAAATTTCTCACCTAAGAAAAATTAAGATTTCCAATTATAGGATGATTTATCAGGTCTATGATTCAAAACTCGTTATTGTAATACTTGAAATAGAGAGTCGTGGAAATGTTTTTTATGATAGATCGTAA
- the dnaB gene encoding replicative DNA helicase produces MATETNTYRKGGYNSQKVEPFHNRRELRIPPHSIEAEQAVLGSIMLRQEAILDVSDIIKAESFYSEKHRMIFLAMLELSGKHEPIDLLSVRSKLEEQGILDQVGGASYLTELVHSVPSSANIDHYAGLVRKKFMMRNLIGASEYISQLGFDEQGDLDEILDLAEKKVFELTNVGNAKKFTDLKSALEETWNHIDRLHNSPDELRGVPTGFKDLDSKLAGLQKSDLIILAARPSVGKTSFALDIARHAAVDGKIPVCIFSLEMSAQQLASRMLSAASRVESWKIRTAKNLNDNDFVMLQQGLGKLNDAPIYIDDQAGNNIVKMRSFARRIKSEKGLGLIIVDYLQLMSPTGAKASDNLVQQITEISRSLKHLAREMDVPVLALSQLSRAVEQRGGKPRLSDLRDSGSIEQDADVVMFIHREDRYKEHNERDGIAEILIEKHRNGPTGVVQLKFDGEHTSFVSIEKSDFGDFDEHMQ; encoded by the coding sequence ATGGCAACAGAAACTAACACATACAGAAAAGGAGGATATAACTCACAAAAAGTTGAACCCTTTCACAATAGAAGAGAATTGCGTATTCCCCCACACAGCATTGAAGCTGAGCAAGCGGTACTTGGTTCTATCATGCTTCGCCAGGAGGCAATCCTTGACGTCTCAGACATAATTAAAGCAGAGTCCTTCTATAGTGAAAAACATAGGATGATTTTTCTTGCAATGCTTGAACTTTCAGGTAAGCATGAACCTATTGACCTTCTTTCCGTCAGATCCAAACTTGAAGAGCAAGGTATTCTTGATCAAGTCGGAGGAGCTAGTTATTTAACTGAGCTTGTTCACTCTGTTCCATCTTCTGCAAACATTGATCACTACGCAGGACTTGTTCGTAAGAAGTTTATGATGAGAAATTTAATTGGTGCATCAGAGTATATTTCCCAATTGGGCTTTGATGAACAAGGAGACCTAGACGAAATCCTAGACCTTGCTGAAAAGAAAGTTTTTGAACTTACAAACGTTGGTAATGCAAAAAAATTCACTGACCTAAAGAGTGCACTTGAAGAAACTTGGAATCATATTGACAGACTTCATAATTCTCCAGATGAACTTCGTGGTGTTCCTACCGGATTCAAAGACTTAGATTCAAAATTGGCAGGTCTTCAAAAATCTGACCTGATTATCCTTGCTGCCCGTCCGTCTGTTGGAAAGACGTCTTTTGCGCTAGACATTGCAAGGCACGCCGCAGTTGATGGAAAGATTCCAGTTTGTATTTTTTCTCTTGAAATGAGTGCACAGCAGCTTGCCTCAAGAATGCTCTCTGCAGCTTCTCGTGTTGAATCATGGAAAATTAGAACCGCCAAGAATCTTAACGATAATGACTTCGTCATGCTTCAACAAGGTCTTGGAAAATTAAATGACGCACCAATTTATATTGATGATCAAGCTGGAAACAACATCGTTAAAATGAGAAGTTTTGCTAGAAGAATCAAGTCTGAAAAAGGTTTAGGTTTAATTATTGTGGATTACTTGCAGCTTATGTCACCAACAGGCGCCAAGGCATCAGATAACCTTGTTCAACAAATTACAGAGATTTCCCGTTCTCTTAAACACCTAGCACGTGAGATGGATGTACCCGTACTTGCCCTCTCACAGCTTTCCCGTGCCGTTGAACAGCGTGGTGGTAAGCCTAGACTATCTGACCTTCGTGACTCAGGTTCTATTGAGCAGGATGCCGATGTTGTTATGTTTATTCACCGTGAAGATAGATACAAGGAACACAATGAGCGTGATGGTATTGCTGAGATTTTGATTGAGAAGCATAGAAATGGACCAACTGGTGTTGTTCAACTTAAATTTGACGGTGAGCATACATCATTCGTTTCAATTGAGAAGAGTGACTTTGGCGATTTTGATGAGCATATGCAATAA
- a CDS encoding S41 family peptidase, giving the protein MINQKKEILKRIGTGALVVLVVGAVFASGFISGQMGTAEASKIPGVVNTDKSKPKEVSADFELFWKAWSTLNDKYVATHNSTTSPAPTNQDRVYGAIKGMTAALGDPYTVFFTPSESSIFESEIDGNFEGVGMELGIKNDILTVISALKSTPAEKAGIMSGDKILKIDSTLTTGGLSVEQAVKLIRGPKGTQVAFTLLRGDATSTIEIKVVRDVINLPTLDSNYDAKTGIFTIKLYNFSAQSASLFRVALKSFVDSKSNRLIIDVRGNPGGYLDSAVDMASWFLPPGKTIVRESYSKGKPETSEKSRGYNIFNDNLRTVILVDQGSASASEILAGALQENGKAKLVGTRTFGKGSVQELVKLTPDTSLKVTIARWLTPNGRSISEGGLTPDVEVKVTADDVKKGTDPQMLKAIEILTN; this is encoded by the coding sequence ATGATAAATCAAAAGAAAGAAATTTTAAAGAGGATTGGAACTGGAGCACTAGTTGTTTTAGTTGTTGGAGCAGTATTTGCATCTGGTTTTATATCGGGACAGATGGGAACAGCTGAGGCCAGTAAAATCCCAGGAGTCGTTAATACAGATAAGAGTAAACCAAAAGAAGTTAGTGCTGATTTTGAATTATTTTGGAAAGCATGGTCAACATTAAATGATAAGTATGTTGCAACTCACAATTCAACAACCTCACCCGCTCCAACTAATCAAGATAGAGTGTATGGTGCTATTAAAGGAATGACAGCAGCACTTGGCGACCCTTATACAGTATTCTTTACACCATCAGAATCCTCAATCTTTGAAAGTGAAATAGACGGTAACTTTGAAGGTGTTGGAATGGAGCTTGGTATTAAGAATGACATTCTTACTGTTATTTCTGCCCTAAAGAGCACTCCAGCTGAAAAGGCGGGAATAATGAGTGGGGACAAGATATTAAAAATCGATAGCACTCTAACAACAGGAGGTCTTAGTGTTGAACAAGCTGTTAAATTAATTAGAGGTCCAAAGGGTACACAAGTGGCATTTACTCTGCTTAGAGGTGATGCAACATCGACAATAGAAATTAAAGTAGTGAGAGACGTTATAAATCTTCCAACGCTCGATTCAAACTACGACGCAAAGACTGGAATATTTACAATTAAACTTTATAATTTCTCTGCACAATCAGCATCATTGTTTAGAGTTGCGTTAAAGAGTTTTGTAGATTCAAAAAGCAATAGACTAATTATAGATGTCAGAGGAAATCCAGGAGGATATTTAGATTCAGCGGTTGACATGGCAAGTTGGTTTCTTCCTCCAGGAAAAACTATCGTAAGAGAAAGTTATAGTAAAGGAAAGCCTGAGACATCAGAAAAGAGTAGAGGATATAATATCTTTAATGATAATCTACGTACTGTAATACTTGTTGATCAAGGTTCTGCATCTGCCTCTGAGATTCTTGCTGGTGCACTTCAAGAAAATGGAAAGGCTAAGCTTGTTGGAACTCGTACTTTTGGAAAAGGTTCTGTTCAGGAGCTTGTAAAATTGACTCCCGATACATCACTAAAGGTTACAATCGCTAGATGGTTAACACCAAACGGTAGGTCAATTTCAGAAGGAGGTCTTACTCCAGATGTCGAGGTTAAGGTTACTGCTGATGACGTTAAAAAGGGTACAGACCCTCAAATGTTAAAGGCTATTGAGATTCTTACTAATTAA
- a CDS encoding type II toxin-antitoxin system Phd/YefM family antitoxin: MNIKMKNIISITEARSKIFEIAEKVQKTGQVFAFTENGKPKVVIMSSDDYENIMEDLELMKNHKFMAKINKVEQEFSEGKYTAWKSIREDLLGSSKISASIKTKTKSNNSLLLLADAPSRKYLQGAKKAQENRSKSKLK, encoded by the coding sequence ATGAATATAAAAATGAAAAATATTATATCAATAACTGAGGCTAGGTCTAAAATATTTGAAATTGCAGAAAAGGTTCAGAAAACTGGGCAGGTTTTTGCATTCACAGAAAATGGTAAACCAAAAGTTGTGATAATGAGCTCTGATGATTATGAGAATATTATGGAGGATTTGGAGCTTATGAAAAATCATAAATTCATGGCAAAGATTAATAAGGTTGAACAAGAATTTTCAGAGGGCAAATACACTGCCTGGAAAAGTATAAGAGAGGATTTGTTAGGAAGTTCGAAGATAAGTGCAAGCATTAAAACTAAAACAAAATCTAATAATAGTCTATTGTTGCTTGCAGATGCGCCGTCTAGGAAATATTTACAAGGAGCTAAAAAAGCACAAGAAAATAGATCTAAAAGTAAACTTAAGTAA
- the cysS gene encoding cysteine--tRNA ligase, which yields MDNNTTENSSDIYLFNTLGKSKQKFSPITPNKVGMYHCGPTVYDYPHIGNLRAYVFADTLRRVFEYNGYEVNQVINITDIGHLSSDSDEGEDKMTKAILREGKTMTLASMREIADYYYHSFRDAIKDLNILSASTYPFASDHIKEDVDMINILLDKDVAYKTSKGIYFDTSKKADYGKLGQTAGDESRIGEDSEKRNYKDFAIWKFDDKLGYDTTFGKGFPGWHIECSAMSAKYLGDSFDIHTGGVDHIPVHHNNEIAQSECAHGGAPLANFWLHNAFLIFEGGKMSKSAGTFITIDTLKEKGILPLAYRYWLLTARYSTAINYSHTALEDANRAYSKLIDSTASLIADAGKYLDGESDTFKEYKNNFLKFVNDDLDTPKALALVWSLLKDVEIENNEKLQLIEQFDNVLGLNIIQSAKDKVQATESVIEDLTEEVKALIEEREKARKEKNWAEADLIRMKINDLGYKVEDTGNDTKPKISII from the coding sequence ATGGACAACAACACCACTGAAAACTCGAGTGATATTTATCTATTCAACACATTAGGTAAATCAAAACAAAAATTCTCCCCCATCACACCTAATAAGGTTGGAATGTACCATTGTGGACCAACTGTTTATGATTACCCTCATATTGGAAACCTAAGAGCCTATGTTTTTGCAGATACATTAAGACGTGTTTTTGAATACAACGGATATGAAGTTAATCAGGTGATAAATATCACAGACATTGGACATCTTTCAAGTGATTCAGATGAAGGTGAAGACAAAATGACTAAAGCCATTTTACGCGAAGGTAAAACAATGACCCTTGCATCAATGCGTGAAATCGCTGACTATTATTATCATTCATTCAGGGATGCAATAAAAGATCTGAATATTCTAAGTGCATCAACATACCCTTTTGCTAGTGATCATATAAAGGAAGATGTAGATATGATAAATATTCTGCTGGATAAAGATGTCGCATATAAAACATCCAAAGGAATATATTTTGATACTTCAAAAAAAGCTGATTATGGAAAGCTGGGGCAAACTGCTGGGGATGAAAGTAGAATTGGTGAAGATTCAGAAAAAAGAAACTATAAAGACTTTGCTATTTGGAAATTTGATGACAAGTTAGGATATGATACTACATTTGGAAAAGGCTTTCCCGGCTGGCACATAGAATGTTCTGCAATGTCTGCAAAATATTTGGGAGATAGTTTCGATATTCATACAGGTGGAGTTGACCACATCCCAGTTCATCATAATAACGAAATTGCACAATCAGAATGTGCGCATGGTGGTGCTCCCCTTGCTAACTTTTGGCTACATAATGCTTTTCTAATTTTTGAAGGTGGAAAAATGTCCAAGTCCGCTGGTACTTTTATTACAATAGACACATTAAAAGAGAAAGGTATTCTTCCTCTTGCTTATAGATACTGGCTGCTTACAGCAAGATACAGCACTGCTATCAATTACTCACATACAGCACTAGAGGATGCCAACCGCGCATATTCAAAATTAATAGACTCTACAGCTTCACTTATTGCAGACGCTGGTAAATATCTAGATGGAGAATCTGACACATTTAAGGAATATAAGAATAATTTTTTGAAGTTTGTGAACGATGATCTAGACACACCCAAAGCTCTTGCTTTAGTATGGTCACTTCTGAAGGATGTGGAAATTGAGAACAATGAAAAACTACAATTAATTGAACAATTTGATAATGTTCTTGGATTAAACATAATTCAATCCGCAAAAGACAAGGTTCAAGCCACAGAAAGTGTTATCGAGGATCTAACTGAAGAAGTGAAGGCTCTCATTGAAGAAAGGGAAAAAGCTCGTAAGGAAAAGAATTGGGCAGAGGCTGATTTAATCAGAATGAAAATTAATGATTTAGGTTATAAAGTTGAGGATACAGGAAATGATACAAAACCAAAAATCTCTATAATCTAA
- a CDS encoding NYN domain-containing protein yields MNKNENINDSKNRSKREQNYAFIDGQNLYIGTVKKENDAWSIDLKKFRIYLAEKYFVTQAFYHLGYVQNSESIQQIYEKIQTSGFVLVFRQHHQNMAGSKKGNVDSDIVFAIMKKIYKHELFDKVILVSGDGDYKNLVDFLIEENKFKKILFPDKKRASSLYKKIGSKFYDFLENIKIYIESEVNKKGS; encoded by the coding sequence ATGAACAAAAATGAAAATATCAATGATAGTAAGAATAGGTCCAAAAGAGAGCAAAACTATGCTTTTATTGATGGGCAGAATCTATATATAGGAACGGTTAAGAAGGAAAATGATGCTTGGAGTATTGATCTAAAAAAATTTAGAATTTATCTTGCGGAAAAATATTTTGTCACACAAGCTTTTTATCATTTGGGATATGTACAAAACAGCGAAAGCATACAACAAATTTATGAAAAAATTCAAACTTCTGGCTTTGTATTGGTATTTAGACAGCATCATCAAAACATGGCTGGTTCTAAAAAAGGCAATGTTGATTCAGATATTGTCTTCGCTATTATGAAAAAAATATATAAGCATGAATTATTTGATAAAGTTATTCTAGTTTCTGGTGATGGAGACTATAAGAATCTGGTAGATTTTCTCATCGAAGAGAACAAGTTTAAAAAGATACTATTTCCTGATAAGAAAAGAGCTTCATCATTATATAAAAAAATTGGATCTAAATTTTATGACTTCCTTGAAAATATTAAAATATATATAGAAAGTGAGGTAAATAAAAAAGGCTCCTAA
- a CDS encoding TspO/MBR family protein, translated as MNSYNWYSQLIKPRWSPPSYLFGPVWSVLYFIIFLSFGSVFYRAFTKQIPWIVALPFALNLFFNFMFTYLQFGLKNNLYAAIDILLILGTLIWAITAIYPHVKWIAYAQVPYLLWVTFATVLQLTITYLNR; from the coding sequence ATGAACTCATACAACTGGTATTCTCAGCTTATAAAACCTAGATGGTCGCCTCCAAGTTATCTATTTGGTCCAGTTTGGAGTGTGCTTTATTTTATAATATTTTTAAGCTTTGGGTCTGTATTTTATAGAGCCTTCACAAAGCAAATCCCATGGATTGTGGCACTTCCTTTTGCCCTTAATCTATTTTTTAATTTTATGTTCACGTATTTGCAATTTGGTCTAAAAAATAACTTATATGCTGCTATTGATATACTATTAATACTAGGAACACTTATTTGGGCAATTACCGCAATTTATCCTCATGTTAAGTGGATCGCGTACGCTCAGGTCCCATATTTACTTTGGGTAACTTTTGCAACAGTTTTGCAACTTACAATTACTTATTTGAATAGATAG
- a CDS encoding M48 family metallopeptidase: MLHTLLKLKKKITALRKRKPTRVTRVVRKRAVIRIKAKRPIKVMQNKIVLNGQDVTYTLRLNPRSKSIRLAINSDGEFIVTTPPRVSILMIERIIEQKKEWVMEKIEHFKNIQNPLEPRKTKAEKNADSKASYARVKKDALRIATEKVNQWNAHYKFKFDKISIKNQKTRWGSCSRNGNLNFNYKIALLPEKLADYLVVHEICHLGQFNHSEKFWKLVEETIPDYLEVRKELKGVK, translated from the coding sequence ATGCTACACACGTTACTGAAACTTAAAAAGAAAATAACTGCACTTAGGAAAAGAAAACCTACAAGGGTCACACGTGTTGTCAGAAAAAGAGCTGTAATTAGAATTAAAGCAAAAAGACCAATCAAGGTCATGCAGAATAAAATTGTTTTGAATGGTCAAGATGTGACTTATACTCTCCGCCTCAACCCTCGCTCCAAATCCATTAGACTGGCAATAAATTCAGACGGAGAATTCATTGTAACCACTCCTCCAAGAGTGAGTATTTTAATGATTGAGAGAATTATTGAACAAAAAAAAGAATGGGTGATGGAAAAAATCGAACATTTTAAAAATATTCAAAATCCCCTTGAACCTAGAAAAACTAAAGCTGAAAAGAATGCTGACTCTAAGGCCTCATACGCTAGGGTTAAAAAAGATGCATTAAGAATTGCGACAGAAAAGGTTAATCAATGGAACGCTCATTACAAGTTTAAATTTGATAAAATAAGTATTAAAAATCAAAAAACTAGATGGGGAAGTTGCTCAAGAAATGGAAATCTGAATTTTAATTATAAAATTGCCTTGCTTCCTGAAAAGCTTGCTGATTACCTTGTTGTTCATGAAATTTGTCACCTTGGACAATTTAATCACTCAGAAAAATTTTGGAAATTAGTTGAGGAAACTATTCCTGATTATCTGGAGGTCCGCAAAGAGTTGAAGGGTGTTAAGTAG
- the rplI gene encoding 50S ribosomal protein L9: MKVILLKHIPKTGNKHDIINVADGFAINSLFPKGLAERATPGAIKRVEEFKLGEEAVKTVKEALLLKNLKELNDVKIVISGKANDKGHFFAGIHKDEIIHALKEQKQIDMDASHIVLEKALKEIGEHKVDVKVQDKTSHFTVELVALEA, encoded by the coding sequence ATGAAAGTTATTTTGCTTAAACACATTCCAAAAACTGGAAACAAACACGATATTATAAACGTAGCTGATGGTTTTGCTATAAATTCACTATTCCCAAAAGGATTAGCTGAGAGAGCTACACCAGGTGCTATTAAGAGAGTTGAAGAGTTCAAATTAGGAGAAGAGGCTGTAAAAACAGTTAAAGAAGCTCTACTTTTGAAGAATCTTAAAGAGCTTAACGATGTTAAAATCGTTATCTCTGGGAAGGCTAATGATAAGGGTCATTTCTTTGCTGGTATTCATAAGGACGAGATTATTCACGCCCTAAAGGAACAAAAGCAAATTGATATGGATGCTTCACACATTGTCCTAGAAAAGGCTCTTAAGGAGATTGGTGAGCACAAGGTGGATGTTAAGGTTCAAGACAAAACATCTCACTTTACAGTTGAGTTGGTTGCACTAGAGGCATAA